One segment of Proteiniborus ethanoligenes DNA contains the following:
- a CDS encoding GrdX family protein has protein sequence MSCIIFTNNPLIKDVFSSTYEIQFCEKDYIGVLETVRDKIHLGHILLSHPLAGSIKPNETPYRTILISKNKKNLDYNSLSIIESAITTARKFMENKMTPNWTDIALLDFQTVDFSLIEGILNNMTNFE, from the coding sequence ATGAGCTGTATTATATTTACGAATAACCCACTAATAAAAGATGTATTTTCTTCTACATATGAAATTCAGTTCTGCGAAAAGGACTATATAGGTGTTTTGGAAACTGTAAGAGACAAAATACATTTGGGTCATATACTTTTATCACATCCCCTAGCAGGCAGCATTAAGCCTAATGAAACTCCATATAGAACAATTCTTATTTCAAAAAATAAAAAAAACTTAGATTATAATTCGTTATCAATTATAGAGAGTGCCATAACCACTGCCAGAAAATTTATGGAGAACAAGATGACTCCAAATTGGACTGATATAGCACTTTTAGATTTCCAGACAGTAGATTTTTCACTAATAGAAGGTATTTTAAATAACATGACTAATTTTGAATAA
- the trxA gene encoding thioredoxin TrxA, which translates to MLAVDKDTFEVEVLQAEGHVLVDFWSEGCEPCKALMPHIMELSEKYGDKVKFTKLDTGKARRLAISQRILGLPVIAIYKDGEKIDELVKDDATPANVEAMIQKYL; encoded by the coding sequence ATGTTAGCTGTTGACAAAGATACTTTTGAAGTTGAAGTACTTCAAGCAGAGGGACATGTTTTAGTTGATTTCTGGAGTGAAGGGTGTGAACCTTGTAAAGCCTTAATGCCACATATCATGGAGCTTTCAGAAAAATATGGTGATAAAGTTAAATTTACTAAACTTGACACAGGTAAAGCAAGAAGACTTGCTATTTCACAAAGAATATTAGGATTGCCAGTTATAGCAATATACAAAGACGGTGAAAAAATTGACGAGTTAGTAAAGGACGATGCAACACCAGCCAATGTAGAGGCTATGATTCAAAAATATCTTTAA
- the trxB gene encoding thioredoxin-disulfide reductase, with translation MANLYDTIIIGAGPAGLAAGLYAARAKMKTLILEREKAGGQIVTTEEVANYPGSEKDASGPSLVARMVEQAEEFGAERVLDEVKEVQLEDKIKIVKGAKGEYHAKSIIIATGAKPKLMGCPGEKELTGKGVSYCATCDADFFTDLEVFVIGGGDSAVEEAMYLTKFARKVTIIHRRDELRAAKSIQEKAFKNEKIDFIWNSVVKEVKGDGIVESMILTNRVTGEETEIFANEDDGTFGIFVFVGYDPVTSLFDGMINMENGYIITDDNMKTNIPGVFAAGDCRVKSLRQVVTATADGAIAATQAEKYIESVFEE, from the coding sequence ATGGCAAATCTATACGATACTATAATAATCGGAGCAGGTCCAGCAGGTTTAGCAGCAGGATTATATGCGGCAAGAGCAAAAATGAAAACGCTTATTTTAGAAAGAGAAAAGGCTGGTGGTCAAATAGTTACTACTGAAGAAGTAGCCAACTACCCAGGCTCAGAAAAGGACGCTTCAGGCCCATCACTAGTTGCTAGAATGGTAGAACAAGCAGAAGAGTTTGGGGCAGAAAGGGTACTAGATGAAGTTAAAGAGGTTCAGTTAGAAGACAAAATTAAGATTGTTAAAGGAGCAAAAGGCGAATATCACGCAAAATCAATAATAATTGCTACAGGAGCAAAGCCTAAGCTTATGGGATGTCCAGGAGAAAAAGAGCTTACTGGTAAGGGAGTTTCCTATTGCGCAACTTGTGACGCAGATTTCTTTACTGATTTAGAAGTTTTTGTAATAGGTGGAGGAGATTCAGCTGTTGAAGAAGCAATGTATTTAACTAAATTTGCTAGAAAAGTGACTATTATTCATAGAAGAGATGAACTTAGAGCTGCTAAATCAATTCAAGAGAAGGCTTTTAAAAATGAAAAAATTGATTTTATATGGAATTCGGTAGTTAAGGAAGTTAAAGGCGATGGCATAGTAGAATCAATGATACTTACAAATAGAGTAACTGGAGAAGAAACAGAAATTTTTGCTAATGAAGATGATGGCACTTTTGGTATATTTGTATTTGTAGGCTATGACCCAGTAACTTCATTGTTTGACGGCATGATAAACATGGAAAATGGTTATATTATTACAGATGATAATATGAAAACTAATATACCGGGAGTATTTGCAGCTGGTGATTGCAGGGTTAAATCACTAAGACAAGTGGTTACAGCAACAGCAGATGGTGCTATAGCTGCTACACAAGCTGAAAAGTACATAGAAAGCGTTTTTGAGGAATAA
- a CDS encoding Na/Pi cotransporter family protein yields MEIAFGVLGGLGLFLYGMNLMGTGLQKAAGQKLKRLIEILTSNRFMGVIVGIIVTAVIQSSSATTVMVIGFVNASLMTLSQAVGVIMGANIGTTVTAQLIAFKLSDYAPVVVAIGVAIWLFSSKKKNKEIAEIMIGFGILFIGMDFMSSHLKPLSNSQVFNDILTSLKNPVLGIIVGFGITTIVQSSSASIGLLLALASQGLLSIDIALPILFGDNIGTTTTALISSIGANKTAKRAALMHFLFNVVGTIIFMVVLRKPVESLVIYFSPNNIERQIANAHTLFNVINVVIQFPFAGLLVVIAEKLIKGDEEKVQGLKYLDTRIIETPSIAVGQAAKEVLRMGRIVRENLRTAIESFYAKDESLTQKVFEEEKLINEIEREITKYLIQLSHAPLTDAQHATVTTLFHAINDIERVGDHAENIAELSQTRIDEKLWFTDMALDELHVMFDKVENTFSKSLLAFKTADPVIANEVIDLEAEVDIMEKEYRARHIERLNTQSCSPSSGIIFLDMISNLERISDHSSNIALYMLDALK; encoded by the coding sequence ATGGAAATAGCTTTTGGTGTTTTGGGGGGATTGGGACTATTTTTATATGGAATGAATCTTATGGGGACAGGCCTTCAAAAAGCAGCTGGTCAAAAGCTCAAAAGGCTTATCGAAATATTGACGAGTAACAGATTTATGGGTGTTATTGTAGGTATTATTGTGACGGCAGTTATTCAAAGCAGTAGTGCTACTACTGTAATGGTTATAGGCTTTGTAAACGCAAGTTTAATGACATTAAGCCAGGCTGTAGGAGTAATAATGGGAGCAAACATAGGTACCACAGTAACAGCACAGCTTATAGCATTTAAGCTAAGCGATTATGCGCCTGTGGTTGTTGCCATAGGTGTGGCTATTTGGCTTTTTTCATCTAAGAAAAAGAATAAAGAAATTGCTGAAATCATGATAGGATTTGGTATTTTATTTATTGGTATGGATTTTATGAGTAGTCATCTAAAACCATTGAGCAATTCCCAAGTTTTTAATGATATATTAACTAGCTTAAAAAACCCTGTACTTGGGATAATTGTAGGATTTGGGATAACTACTATAGTACAAAGCAGTAGTGCTTCTATAGGATTATTATTAGCACTAGCTAGTCAAGGTCTTTTAAGTATAGATATTGCACTTCCTATACTTTTTGGAGATAACATAGGTACTACAACAACTGCACTTATATCAAGTATAGGAGCTAATAAAACAGCTAAAAGAGCGGCACTTATGCATTTCTTATTCAATGTAGTAGGCACTATTATATTTATGGTTGTATTAAGAAAGCCTGTAGAATCATTAGTAATTTATTTTTCACCTAACAATATAGAAAGACAAATTGCAAATGCACATACATTGTTTAATGTTATTAATGTAGTTATTCAATTCCCGTTTGCTGGTCTGTTAGTTGTTATTGCTGAGAAGCTCATTAAAGGAGACGAAGAAAAGGTACAAGGTTTAAAATACTTAGACACAAGAATTATTGAAACACCATCCATAGCAGTAGGTCAAGCAGCTAAAGAGGTCCTAAGAATGGGTAGAATAGTTAGAGAGAATCTAAGAACAGCAATTGAATCCTTCTACGCAAAAGACGAGAGCCTAACTCAAAAAGTGTTTGAGGAAGAAAAGCTTATTAACGAAATTGAAAGAGAGATAACTAAATATTTAATCCAGCTTTCTCATGCGCCTCTTACAGATGCACAGCATGCAACAGTAACTACCTTGTTTCATGCAATCAATGATATAGAGCGTGTAGGAGACCATGCTGAAAATATAGCAGAGCTATCACAGACTAGAATAGATGAAAAGCTTTGGTTTACAGATATGGCTCTTGATGAACTTCATGTTATGTTTGATAAGGTAGAGAATACATTCAGTAAATCCTTATTGGCCTTTAAAACTGCAGACCCTGTAATAGCAAATGAAGTAATAGATTTAGAGGCAGAGGTTGATATTATGGAAAAGGAATACAGGGCTAGACATATTGAAAGACTAAACACTCAGTCATGCTCACCAAGCTCAGGTATAATATTTCTTGATATGATAAGCAATCTTGAAAGAATATCAGACCATTCTTCAAACATTGCTCTGTATATGTTAGATGCTCTAAAATAA
- a CDS encoding ABC transporter substrate-binding protein — MIKMLKKFITIMMITVMMLTLATGCAVKKEEPNKENDLAPIEQSENTYPMEIVDGFGNKITLEKQPTKIVSLAPSHTEILFELGLDEEIVGVTPYCVFPEKATTKEKVGDAFNVNIEKILELNPDIVIQYGPGKEDVNSKLSSSGIAVLGYAPESIDEVIDLIEEIGRITNKTVEANSVTQEMLSKKDTILNTVKEANKPKVFFEVWDEPLQTAGPGSFIDELISLAGGDNIANDAQGAYAQFDLEQLIERNPDVYLTSKDVETKTIESIKSRSGFNEINAIKNDRVYILDPLISIPGPRIVQGLEIVAKSIHPELFD; from the coding sequence ATGATCAAAATGTTGAAGAAATTTATCACAATAATGATGATTACTGTAATGATGCTTACCTTAGCAACAGGTTGTGCTGTAAAAAAAGAAGAACCAAACAAGGAAAATGATTTAGCTCCAATAGAGCAAAGTGAAAATACATATCCTATGGAGATTGTAGATGGCTTTGGAAATAAAATAACTTTAGAAAAACAACCTACTAAAATAGTATCTCTTGCGCCAAGTCATACAGAAATTCTTTTTGAATTAGGACTAGATGAGGAAATAGTAGGAGTAACGCCTTATTGTGTTTTCCCAGAGAAGGCAACTACAAAAGAAAAAGTCGGTGATGCATTTAATGTAAACATAGAAAAAATATTAGAGCTAAATCCAGACATAGTCATTCAATACGGGCCTGGTAAAGAGGACGTCAATAGCAAGCTATCATCTTCTGGTATAGCTGTTCTCGGTTATGCCCCTGAATCTATTGACGAGGTAATTGACTTAATTGAAGAAATAGGCAGAATTACAAATAAGACTGTAGAAGCTAATTCAGTAACTCAGGAGATGCTCTCAAAGAAAGATACTATACTGAACACTGTAAAAGAGGCTAACAAGCCTAAGGTATTTTTTGAGGTTTGGGATGAGCCCCTTCAAACAGCAGGTCCAGGTTCCTTTATAGACGAATTAATAAGTCTTGCTGGAGGAGACAATATTGCTAATGATGCCCAGGGAGCATATGCTCAATTTGATTTAGAGCAGCTCATAGAAAGAAATCCTGATGTTTATCTTACATCTAAAGACGTTGAAACAAAAACAATTGAATCAATAAAATCAAGATCAGGCTTTAACGAAATAAATGCAATAAAGAATGACAGAGTCTATATATTAGATCCATTAATTTCTATACCTGGTCCTAGAATAGTTCAAGGTCTTGAAATTGTAGCAAAAAGCATACATCCTGAGCTTTTTGATTAA
- the trmL gene encoding tRNA (uridine(34)/cytosine(34)/5-carboxymethylaminomethyluridine(34)-2'-O)-methyltransferase TrmL, which produces MMLNVVLVEPEIPQNTGNIARTCAATGTSLHLVKPLGFSIDDKHLKRAGLDYWNLLDLHVYENLDEFFQKNEGSKFYFVTTKGIQSYTDFSFEEGAFLLFGKETAGLPKDILAKHREMTMRIPMVEDEKARSLNLSNSVAIVVYEALRQLRFPDLI; this is translated from the coding sequence ATGATGTTAAATGTAGTATTAGTAGAGCCGGAGATTCCACAAAACACAGGCAACATTGCTAGAACTTGTGCAGCAACAGGGACATCTCTTCATCTTGTAAAGCCATTGGGTTTTTCAATAGACGATAAGCATTTAAAAAGAGCAGGACTCGATTATTGGAACTTGCTAGATTTACATGTATATGAAAACCTAGATGAATTTTTTCAAAAAAACGAGGGGAGTAAATTTTACTTTGTAACTACAAAAGGAATTCAAAGCTATACGGATTTTAGCTTTGAAGAAGGAGCCTTTTTATTGTTTGGAAAAGAAACAGCAGGACTTCCAAAGGATATTCTTGCAAAACATAGAGAAATGACAATGAGAATACCCATGGTAGAGGATGAAAAGGCTAGATCTCTAAATCTTTCTAATTCTGTTGCTATTGTGGTATATGAAGCTTTAAGGCAATTAAGATTTCCAGATTTAATATGA
- a CDS encoding FecCD family ABC transporter permease, which produces MEFKKIKRQKQGLIITVLIVALAISIVIFSTIGSAKINATDTLMIVLSKVPFIGKNIDISNIPKSYQTIILNIRIPRVLIGIIVGAALSSVGAVFQGMFKNPMADPYVIGISSGAALGAGITIIFGLSWIGLGISAISIGAFVGAVATTFVVYWISRVKNKVPVTILLLSGIAVSQFLTAILSFLMIMHTKDMTKIIYWTLGSFSGKGWDHLGAVFLPMILSMALLTSFSKDLNIMLLGEESAQNLGIDVEKAKIIILIICSFIIATAVSVSGIIGFVGLIIPHILRLIVGPDHRILIPSSMLAGGIFMVFADTLARTIISPTEIPVGIITAFFGGPFFIYLLRKSKKNI; this is translated from the coding sequence ATGGAATTTAAAAAGATAAAAAGACAAAAACAAGGTTTGATTATTACAGTACTAATAGTGGCTCTTGCTATTAGTATTGTAATATTTTCAACTATAGGCTCAGCAAAGATCAATGCAACAGATACATTGATGATTGTATTATCTAAAGTACCTTTTATAGGAAAGAACATCGACATAAGCAATATTCCCAAGTCTTACCAAACAATAATCCTCAACATAAGAATACCTAGGGTTTTAATAGGGATAATTGTAGGAGCCGCATTATCTAGTGTAGGAGCAGTATTTCAAGGTATGTTTAAGAACCCAATGGCAGACCCTTATGTTATTGGTATATCTTCAGGAGCTGCATTGGGGGCAGGAATTACAATAATCTTCGGACTGAGCTGGATTGGCTTAGGGATTTCAGCCATATCTATAGGTGCATTTGTTGGAGCAGTGGCTACTACCTTTGTGGTGTATTGGATTTCTAGGGTTAAAAACAAGGTCCCTGTAACCATCTTACTCCTTTCTGGTATTGCTGTGAGCCAATTTCTTACAGCTATATTATCTTTTTTAATGATAATGCATACAAAGGATATGACAAAAATCATTTATTGGACACTAGGTAGCTTTTCGGGGAAAGGATGGGATCATTTAGGAGCTGTATTTTTACCTATGATATTATCTATGGCATTATTAACCTCTTTTTCTAAAGATTTAAATATCATGCTTCTAGGTGAAGAATCAGCTCAAAATTTAGGCATAGATGTTGAAAAAGCAAAAATAATCATACTCATAATTTGTTCCTTTATTATTGCAACAGCAGTTTCAGTTAGTGGGATAATTGGATTTGTTGGATTAATTATCCCTCATATTTTGAGATTAATAGTAGGACCAGATCACAGAATACTAATACCATCCTCAATGTTAGCGGGAGGGATATTCATGGTATTTGCAGACACCTTAGCCAGAACAATTATATCACCAACTGAAATACCAGTTGGTATAATTACAGCATTTTTTGGGGGACCGTTTTTTATTTATCTTTTAAGAAAATCTAAGAAGAATATATAA
- the grdA gene encoding glycine/sarcosine/betaine reductase complex selenoprotein A, producing MGLFDGKKVIVIGDRDGIPAPAVEECLKTTNAEVVFASTECFVUTAAGAMDLENQQRVKDLTEKHGAENIIVLLGAAEGEAAGLAAETVTAGDPTFAGPLAGVQLGLRVYHVVEPEVKDEFDADVYDEQIGMMEMVLDVDEIIEEVSSIRNEYGKFND from the coding sequence ATGGGACTATTTGATGGCAAAAAAGTTATCGTAATAGGCGATAGAGATGGTATACCAGCTCCAGCTGTCGAAGAATGTTTAAAGACGACTAACGCAGAAGTAGTTTTCGCATCTACAGAGTGTTTTGTCTGAACGGCTGCAGGAGCAATGGACCTAGAGAATCAACAAAGAGTTAAGGATTTAACAGAAAAGCACGGTGCAGAGAATATTATCGTTCTTTTAGGTGCTGCTGAAGGTGAAGCTGCAGGTTTAGCAGCTGAAACAGTTACAGCAGGAGATCCAACTTTTGCAGGTCCATTGGCAGGAGTCCAGTTAGGACTCAGAGTTTACCACGTTGTAGAACCAGAAGTTAAGGATGAATTTGATGCAGACGTTTATGATGAGCAAATAGGCATGATGGAAATGGTTCTAGATGTTGATGAAATAATTGAAGAAGTAAGTTCAATAAGAAATGAATATGGAAAATTTAATGATTAA
- the grdB gene encoding glycine reductase complex selenoprotein B translates to MSKIKVVHYINQFFAGIGGEEKADYKPEVRETVVGPGMAFNQSFGDEAEIVATIICGDSYFNENLEEAKAEVISMIKKYNPDLFIAGPAFNAGRYGVACGTITDAVKNELGIPVLTGMYIENPGADMFKKSVYIVETKNNAAGMRSAVKDMAKLALKLAKGEEIGSPADEGYIPRGIRRNVFVDKRGSERAVDMLINKLKGEEFVTEFPMPDFDRVDPNPAVKDITKAKIALVTSGGIVPKGNPDHIESSSASKYGKYDIAGVEDLTEETYETAHGGYDPVYANIDADRVLPVDVLRDLEKEGKIGELHRYFYTTVGNGTAVASSKAFAAEFAKELKADGVDAVILTSTUGTCTRCGATMVKEVERAGIPVVHMCTVVPISLTVGANRIVPTIAIPHPLGNPSLEKAEEKKLRRKLVEKALEALTTEVEGQTVFDK, encoded by the coding sequence ATGAGTAAAATAAAAGTTGTTCATTATATCAACCAATTCTTTGCTGGAATAGGTGGAGAAGAAAAGGCTGATTATAAACCAGAAGTAAGAGAAACAGTAGTTGGACCAGGAATGGCATTTAATCAAAGTTTTGGTGATGAAGCTGAAATAGTTGCAACAATTATTTGCGGTGACTCTTACTTTAACGAAAACCTAGAAGAAGCAAAAGCAGAAGTAATTAGCATGATTAAGAAATATAATCCAGACTTATTCATTGCTGGACCAGCCTTTAATGCAGGTAGATATGGTGTTGCGTGTGGAACAATCACTGATGCTGTAAAAAATGAACTAGGAATCCCTGTTTTAACTGGTATGTACATTGAAAATCCTGGCGCTGATATGTTTAAGAAAAGTGTTTATATTGTAGAAACAAAAAATAATGCGGCAGGAATGAGATCAGCAGTAAAAGATATGGCAAAGTTAGCTCTTAAATTGGCTAAAGGTGAAGAAATAGGTTCACCAGCAGATGAAGGGTATATACCTAGAGGTATTAGAAGAAATGTTTTTGTTGATAAGAGAGGTTCTGAAAGAGCTGTTGACATGCTTATTAACAAGCTTAAAGGAGAAGAATTCGTTACAGAGTTCCCAATGCCTGATTTCGATAGAGTAGATCCAAATCCAGCAGTTAAAGATATTACTAAAGCTAAAATCGCCCTAGTAACTTCCGGCGGTATAGTTCCAAAAGGAAATCCTGATCATATTGAATCTTCAAGTGCTTCTAAGTACGGAAAATATGATATTGCTGGAGTAGAAGATTTAACAGAAGAAACTTATGAAACAGCTCATGGTGGTTATGACCCTGTATATGCAAATATTGATGCTGACAGAGTTTTACCTGTAGATGTTCTTAGGGATCTAGAGAAGGAAGGAAAAATTGGAGAACTTCATAGATACTTCTACACTACTGTAGGAAATGGTACAGCAGTTGCAAGCTCAAAAGCTTTTGCAGCAGAGTTTGCTAAAGAACTGAAAGCTGATGGCGTGGATGCAGTTATATTAACCTCCACCTGAGGCACTTGTACACGTTGCGGTGCAACGATGGTTAAAGAAGTTGAGAGAGCAGGTATTCCAGTTGTTCATATGTGTACTGTAGTGCCAATCTCATTGACTGTAGGTGCTAACAGAATAGTTCCAACTATAGCTATACCACATCCACTTGGGAATCCAAGCTTAGAGAAAGCAGAAGAAAAGAAATTAAGAAGAAAATTAGTTGAAAAAGCACTAGAAGCTTTAACAACTGAAGTGGAAGGTCAAACAGTTTTTGATAAATAA
- a CDS encoding transposase: MRSKNTRYPEEFKRQIVKEVEEVGNATLVARKHDIVPGTVTRWVRESKEANKTNNPLNIDYSTNSSLDKENEQLKKLLGEKDLE; this comes from the coding sequence ATGAGAAGCAAAAATACAAGATATCCAGAAGAATTTAAACGTCAAATTGTTAAAGAAGTAGAGGAAGTTGGTAATGCAACTTTAGTAGCAAGAAAGCATGATATTGTCCCAGGCACGGTTACAAGATGGGTTAGAGAATCAAAGGAAGCTAACAAAACGAATAATCCTCTTAATATAGATTATAGCACTAATTCCTCCTTAGATAAGGAGAATGAGCAACTAAAGAAGCTATTAGGCGAAAAGGATCTTGAA
- a CDS encoding glycine/sarcosine/betaine reductase component B subunit, which translates to MRLEIGNIIIKDVQFGDKTKVENGILFVNKEELIARISDDDNIKSVDVELARPGESVRITPVKDVIEPRVKAEGPGGIFPGVLSKVQTVGTGRTHVLKGAAVVTTGKVVAFQEGIIDMTGPGADYTPFSQTNNVVLVIQPRDGLKQHEHEKAIRFAGLKAAAYLGEAGKEVTPNEVKVYETLPLLQGIQKYPELPKVAYVLMLQSQGLMHDTYVYGVDAKQTLSTLIYPTELLDGAIISGNCVSACDKNTTYHHLNNPVVHDLFERHGKELNFVGVIITNENVYLADKERSSDWSAKLAEYLGVDGVIISQEGFGNPDTDLIMNCKKIEQKGIKTVIVTDEYAGRDGASQSLADADPLANAVVTGGNANEVIELPALEKVIGYLDPVNTIAGGFDGSLREDGSIVVELQAITGATNELGFNKLTARGF; encoded by the coding sequence ATGCGCCTAGAAATAGGTAATATTATCATTAAGGATGTTCAATTTGGCGACAAAACAAAGGTAGAAAATGGTATTTTGTTTGTCAACAAGGAGGAGCTTATTGCAAGAATAAGCGATGATGACAACATTAAAAGTGTGGATGTAGAGTTGGCAAGACCAGGTGAAAGCGTAAGAATTACTCCTGTTAAGGACGTTATTGAACCGAGAGTTAAGGCTGAAGGTCCTGGTGGAATTTTCCCAGGAGTACTTTCTAAGGTTCAAACAGTTGGAACAGGTAGAACCCATGTGCTAAAAGGTGCAGCAGTTGTTACGACAGGAAAGGTGGTTGCATTCCAAGAAGGTATTATAGACATGACTGGACCTGGAGCAGATTACACACCATTCTCTCAAACTAATAATGTTGTTTTAGTTATTCAACCAAGAGATGGTTTAAAACAGCATGAGCATGAAAAAGCTATTAGATTTGCGGGATTAAAAGCTGCTGCTTATCTTGGAGAAGCAGGTAAAGAAGTAACACCAAATGAAGTAAAGGTATATGAAACGCTACCATTACTTCAAGGAATTCAAAAATATCCTGAACTCCCAAAGGTAGCATATGTACTGATGCTTCAAAGCCAAGGCTTGATGCATGATACTTATGTTTATGGTGTTGACGCTAAACAAACCTTATCTACACTGATTTACCCAACAGAGCTTTTAGATGGTGCTATCATAAGTGGTAACTGTGTTTCTGCTTGTGACAAGAATACTACTTATCACCACTTAAACAACCCAGTTGTTCACGACTTATTTGAAAGACATGGAAAAGAACTAAACTTTGTTGGAGTAATTATAACAAATGAAAATGTTTACTTAGCGGATAAGGAAAGATCATCAGATTGGTCTGCAAAATTAGCAGAATATCTTGGTGTTGATGGTGTCATCATATCACAGGAAGGATTTGGAAATCCAGATACTGACTTAATCATGAACTGCAAAAAAATAGAACAAAAAGGCATAAAGACTGTAATCGTAACTGACGAATATGCAGGTAGAGATGGAGCATCTCAATCATTAGCTGATGCTGATCCGCTAGCAAATGCAGTTGTTACAGGTGGAAATGCTAACGAAGTAATAGAACTACCAGCACTAGAAAAGGTTATTGGATATCTTGATCCAGTAAATACAATTGCTGGTGGATTTGATGGAAGTTTAAGAGAAGATGGTTCTATAGTAGTAGAGCTTCAAGCTATTACAGGTGCTACAAATGAGCTTGGCTTCAATAAACTAACAGCAAGAGGATTCTAA